One genomic window of Halogeometricum sp. S3BR5-2 includes the following:
- the radB gene encoding DNA repair and recombination protein RadB yields MSDPVTTGCRSLDDLLGGGFERGTVTQVYGPPAAGKTNLALSAAVRVAAAGGTVVYIDTEGLSVDRFRQLAEHVAGPDQSIEDVTSRLIVSEAHDFDEQEEAVRDASEFAERADLVVLDSATGFYRLERTMDKDDGGESLRRVARQVTHLLSLARKHDLAVVITNQVFSDPDTDRVRALGGHTLEHWTGAVLRIDRFRGGNRRATLEKHRARAAGETATFEITDGGLAATDL; encoded by the coding sequence GTGTCCGACCCAGTCACTACCGGGTGCCGGTCGCTCGACGACCTCTTGGGGGGCGGGTTCGAGCGCGGAACCGTCACGCAGGTGTACGGCCCGCCGGCGGCGGGGAAGACGAACCTCGCGCTGTCGGCCGCCGTGCGCGTCGCCGCCGCCGGCGGCACCGTCGTCTACATCGACACCGAGGGGCTCTCGGTTGACCGCTTCCGCCAACTCGCCGAACACGTCGCCGGCCCGGACCAGTCCATCGAGGACGTGACCTCCCGGCTCATCGTCTCCGAGGCGCACGACTTCGACGAGCAGGAGGAGGCCGTCCGCGACGCGAGCGAGTTCGCCGAGCGGGCGGATCTCGTCGTTCTCGACAGCGCAACGGGCTTCTACCGCCTCGAACGCACGATGGACAAAGACGACGGGGGCGAGTCGCTCCGCCGCGTCGCCCGGCAGGTGACGCATCTGCTCTCCCTGGCGCGGAAGCACGACCTCGCGGTGGTCATCACGAACCAGGTGTTCTCGGACCCCGACACCGACCGCGTCCGCGCGCTCGGCGGCCACACCCTCGAACACTGGACCGGCGCGGTGCTCCGCATCGACCGCTTCCGCGGCGGCAACCGCCGCGCGACGCTGGAGAAACACCGGGCGAGAGCGGCCGGCGAGACGGCCACCTTCGAGATAACCGACGGCGGCCTCGCGGCGACCGACCTGTAG
- the trpD gene encoding anthranilate phosphoribosyltransferase: MTLQTYIERATEGTDLTQEEAREAASAVFEGATDAQIGALLAALRAKGETEAEIAGFAQGMRDAARTISPDRTPLVDTCGTGGDDYDTINVSTTSAIVAAGAGAAVAKHGNYSVSSSSGSADVLEVAGADVEAEPAAVEAAIDRDGIGFMLAPVFHPAMKAVIGPRKELGMRTVFNVLGPLTNPAGAEAQVVGVYDPDLVPVLARALTKMPVERALVVHGSGMDEIALHDETLVAEVRGEEIEEYTLSPDDIGLDSAPVSEVAGGTPQENAEDLRSIVTGEVTGPKRDIILANAGAAIYVAGLAEDIEAGVERAAEAIDSGAAADTFAALCGAEEAPDAESAEV; this comes from the coding sequence ATGACGCTCCAAACATACATCGAACGCGCGACGGAGGGAACGGACCTGACGCAGGAGGAGGCCCGCGAGGCCGCGAGCGCCGTCTTCGAGGGCGCGACGGACGCGCAGATCGGCGCGCTGTTGGCCGCCCTGCGGGCGAAGGGCGAGACGGAAGCCGAGATAGCCGGCTTCGCGCAGGGGATGCGCGACGCCGCGCGGACTATCTCACCGGACCGGACGCCGCTGGTCGACACCTGCGGCACCGGCGGCGACGACTACGACACCATCAACGTCTCGACGACCAGCGCCATCGTCGCCGCCGGCGCGGGCGCGGCCGTCGCCAAACACGGCAACTACTCGGTGTCCTCCTCGTCGGGGAGCGCCGACGTGCTCGAAGTCGCCGGCGCCGACGTGGAGGCCGAACCGGCGGCCGTCGAGGCGGCCATCGACCGCGACGGCATCGGCTTCATGCTCGCGCCGGTGTTCCACCCGGCGATGAAGGCCGTCATCGGCCCGCGGAAGGAACTCGGCATGCGGACCGTCTTCAACGTTCTCGGCCCCCTGACGAACCCCGCCGGCGCCGAGGCGCAGGTCGTCGGCGTCTACGACCCGGACCTCGTCCCGGTGCTCGCCCGCGCGCTGACGAAGATGCCCGTCGAACGCGCCCTCGTCGTCCACGGCTCCGGCATGGACGAGATAGCGCTCCACGACGAGACGCTCGTCGCGGAGGTCAGGGGAGAGGAAATCGAGGAGTACACGCTCTCTCCCGACGATATCGGTCTGGACTCGGCGCCCGTCTCAGAGGTGGCGGGCGGCACGCCGCAGGAGAACGCCGAGGACCTCCGCAGCATCGTCACCGGCGAGGTGACGGGACCGAAGCGGGACATCATCCTCGCCAACGCGGGCGCGGCGATATACGTCGCGGGGCTGGCCGAGGATATCGAGGCGGGCGTCGAACGCGCCGCCGAGGCCATCGACTCCGGGGCGGCCGCCGACACGTTCGCGGCCCTCTGCGGCGCCGAGGAGGCACCCGACGCGGAGTCGGCGGAGGTCTGA
- the phoU gene encoding phosphate signaling complex protein PhoU: MPRQEYQNSLGSLRDDVLYMSELVAERLRMGLDALEQKDEELAQQVIEGDGEINRMYLDLEQECIDLIALQQPVASDLRFIAASFKLTTDLERIGDLATNLAGYATEADRDVFPEVDIQQIGDATLDMLETAMEAYAQEDAEHCRSVATRDDEVDAMCEAASEMVVRDLIEADPFGEENLDAEAYMTDISRLLLTIRDLERVGDHAVNIAARSLYMAEDDDELLY, from the coding sequence ATGCCCCGACAAGAGTATCAGAACTCCCTCGGCTCGCTTCGCGACGACGTGCTCTACATGAGCGAACTCGTCGCGGAACGCCTCCGCATGGGTCTGGACGCACTCGAACAGAAGGACGAAGAACTCGCACAGCAGGTCATCGAGGGCGACGGCGAGATAAACCGGATGTACCTCGACCTCGAACAGGAGTGCATCGACCTCATCGCCCTCCAGCAACCGGTCGCCTCCGACCTCCGCTTCATCGCGGCGTCGTTCAAGCTCACGACCGACCTCGAACGCATCGGCGACCTCGCGACGAACCTCGCGGGGTACGCCACCGAGGCCGACCGCGACGTGTTCCCCGAGGTCGACATCCAACAGATCGGCGACGCGACGCTGGACATGCTGGAGACCGCGATGGAGGCGTACGCCCAGGAGGACGCCGAACACTGCCGCTCGGTCGCGACCCGCGACGACGAAGTCGACGCCATGTGCGAGGCGGCCAGCGAGATGGTCGTCCGCGACCTCATCGAGGCCGACCCCTTCGGCGAGGAGAACCTCGACGCCGAGGCGTACATGACCGACATCTCCCGTCTGCTCCTGACGATTCGCGACCTCGAACGCGTCGGCGACCACGCGGTCAACATCGCCGCTCGGTCGCTCTACATGGCCGAGGACGACGACGAACTGCTGTACTAA
- a CDS encoding DUF7344 domain-containing protein: protein MDSYDPDTLSKDEAYEFASNGRRRSLIRTLIADGAQPLSRVVEEVVADAREESSGDSSADARRNVRVALGHTDIPRLAAGDVLDYDYADEVVAPGDRIEELEPLV from the coding sequence ATGGACAGCTACGACCCGGATACACTCTCGAAGGACGAGGCGTACGAGTTCGCGTCGAACGGACGCCGGCGGAGCCTCATCCGCACGCTCATCGCGGACGGCGCCCAACCGCTCTCGCGGGTCGTCGAGGAAGTCGTCGCCGACGCGCGCGAGGAGTCGTCCGGGGACTCGTCCGCGGACGCGCGTCGAAACGTCCGCGTCGCCCTCGGACACACCGATATCCCGAGACTCGCCGCCGGCGACGTTCTCGACTACGACTACGCCGACGAAGTCGTCGCCCCCGGCGACCGCATCGAGGAACTCGAACCCCTCGTCTGA
- the larC gene encoding nickel pincer cofactor biosynthesis protein LarC, protein MRTLAFDGRMGASGDMILAALLAAGADRDALSPVEEALDVRYEASTTVKNGISATRVRVLLDGEDDDDREGADGESEGDAGSSDEEDEHHRAHTHEGDHGHGQSHDRNHGHDHHDHDHTHDHDHDTGDAHATPAEGHGPHRAYAEVVEIVESMGLPGSVERDAKAVFRILGEAESSVHGTDLAETHFHEVGADDAIADVVGACLLLADLGVDRVVTAPVATGGGEQTMAHGTYPVPTPAVVEIAERADWSLKGGPVEAELLTPTGAAILAHVAEGVETLPALRIDDSGYGAGGYDFSDHPNVLRVLVGDGAGRLSRDEITVLETNLDDASPELLGNLQSTLTEAGARDVTVLPATMKKSRPGHLVKVVVKPEDAERVAHRLAVETGTLGVREHGAGHRWIADRTFETAELEIGGETYRVAVKVAADATGETYDRSAEFDDAASVADATDLPVREVMRRAESAVDPSD, encoded by the coding sequence ATGCGTACACTCGCGTTCGACGGGCGGATGGGTGCCAGCGGCGACATGATCCTCGCCGCTCTCCTCGCGGCCGGCGCCGACAGGGACGCCCTCTCCCCCGTCGAAGAGGCGCTCGACGTCCGCTACGAGGCGTCGACGACGGTGAAGAACGGTATCTCGGCGACGCGCGTTCGCGTGCTGTTGGACGGCGAAGACGACGATGACAGGGAGGGTGCCGACGGCGAGAGCGAGGGAGACGCCGGTTCGTCGGACGAGGAAGACGAGCATCACCGCGCGCACACGCACGAGGGCGACCACGGCCACGGACAGAGTCACGACCGAAATCACGGTCACGACCATCACGACCACGACCACACGCACGACCACGACCACGACACCGGCGATGCCCACGCGACGCCCGCGGAGGGGCACGGCCCCCACCGCGCGTACGCCGAAGTCGTCGAAATCGTCGAATCGATGGGCCTCCCCGGGTCGGTCGAACGCGACGCGAAGGCCGTCTTTCGGATACTCGGCGAAGCGGAATCGTCCGTTCACGGCACCGACCTCGCGGAGACGCACTTCCACGAGGTCGGCGCGGACGACGCCATCGCGGACGTGGTCGGCGCCTGCCTCCTCCTCGCGGACCTCGGCGTCGACCGCGTCGTCACCGCGCCCGTCGCGACGGGCGGCGGCGAGCAGACGATGGCCCACGGCACCTACCCCGTGCCGACGCCCGCCGTGGTCGAGATAGCCGAACGCGCCGACTGGTCGCTGAAGGGCGGCCCCGTCGAGGCGGAACTGCTGACGCCGACGGGCGCGGCGATTCTCGCGCACGTCGCCGAGGGCGTCGAGACGCTCCCCGCCCTCCGCATCGACGACTCGGGGTACGGCGCCGGCGGCTACGACTTCTCCGACCATCCGAACGTCCTGCGCGTCCTCGTCGGCGACGGCGCGGGCCGCCTCTCGCGCGACGAGATAACCGTCCTGGAGACGAACCTCGACGACGCCTCGCCGGAACTCCTCGGGAACCTCCAGTCGACGCTGACAGAGGCCGGCGCGCGCGACGTGACGGTGCTCCCGGCGACGATGAAGAAGTCCCGCCCGGGTCACCTCGTGAAGGTCGTCGTCAAACCCGAGGACGCCGAGCGCGTGGCGCACCGCCTCGCCGTCGAAACCGGCACCTTGGGCGTCCGCGAACACGGCGCCGGCCACCGCTGGATAGCCGACCGGACGTTCGAGACGGCGGAACTCGAAATCGGGGGAGAGACGTACCGAGTGGCGGTGAAAGTCGCCGCCGACGCGACGGGCGAGACGTACGACCGGAGCGCGGAGTTCGACGACGCCGCCTCCGTCGCCGACGCGACGGACCTCCCCGTCCGCGAGGTGATGCGGCGCGCCGAGAGCGCCGTCGACCCCTCGGACTGA
- a CDS encoding CBS domain-containing protein produces MDIADIATPDFVEVDADKRLGKVRSIFERENSRGIVVTEDGDYVGVIGQKQLVRSRMEDDTKASAVMKSAPRIDRHEDIREAARMLVEGDTRIAPVYEGEKLYGIITGNDILEAVLENLDAITVDDILTEDVVTIGEKSHVGQAINLLRENGVSRLPVIGDDGKLTGVLTTHDIIEFSVRNTDRQGRGDRRGDIDRMLDLPVYDLMSSPVIAASPGETVREAVERMFENDIEGLIVTPTESDSEVLGIVTKTDVLRALTFTEEERMDVQITNIGLLETLTRDEVVDSITKVVDKYQEMQVHHAHVRFHEHKEKLRGTPLIQSQVRLRTSHGQVAGSGEGYGAEHAFHVALDKLERNVLELKGVNADEKYQGQVMRKLGDL; encoded by the coding sequence ATGGATATTGCTGATATTGCCACTCCCGATTTCGTCGAGGTTGATGCAGACAAACGCCTGGGTAAAGTCCGGTCCATCTTCGAGCGCGAGAACTCTCGCGGCATCGTCGTGACCGAGGACGGGGACTACGTCGGCGTCATCGGCCAGAAGCAGCTCGTCCGCTCCCGCATGGAGGACGACACCAAGGCGTCCGCCGTGATGAAGTCCGCACCCCGCATCGACCGCCACGAGGACATCCGAGAGGCCGCCCGGATGCTCGTCGAGGGGGACACTCGAATCGCGCCCGTCTACGAGGGCGAGAAGCTGTACGGCATCATCACGGGGAACGACATCCTCGAAGCCGTGCTGGAGAACCTCGACGCCATCACCGTCGACGACATCCTGACCGAGGACGTCGTCACCATCGGCGAGAAGTCCCACGTCGGACAGGCCATCAATCTCCTGCGCGAGAACGGCGTCTCGCGGCTGCCCGTCATCGGCGACGACGGGAAGCTCACCGGCGTGTTGACCACGCACGACATCATCGAGTTCTCGGTGCGAAACACCGACCGACAGGGCCGCGGCGACCGCCGCGGCGACATCGACCGGATGCTCGACCTGCCGGTGTACGACCTGATGTCCTCGCCGGTCATCGCCGCCTCGCCCGGGGAGACGGTCCGAGAGGCCGTCGAACGGATGTTCGAGAACGACATCGAGGGGCTGATCGTGACGCCGACGGAGAGCGACAGCGAGGTGCTCGGCATCGTCACGAAGACGGACGTGCTCCGCGCGCTGACGTTCACCGAGGAGGAGCGCATGGACGTGCAGATAACCAACATCGGTCTCCTGGAGACGCTCACCCGCGACGAGGTGGTCGACTCCATCACGAAGGTGGTCGACAAGTACCAGGAGATGCAGGTGCACCACGCGCACGTGCGCTTCCACGAGCACAAAGAGAAGCTCCGCGGGACGCCCCTCATCCAGTCGCAGGTGCGTCTCCGCACCAGCCACGGACAGGTGGCCGGCAGCGGCGAGGGCTACGGCGCCGAACACGCCTTCCACGTCGCGCTGGACAAACTCGAACGCAACGTGCTCGAACTGAAGGGCGTCAACGCCGACGAGAAGTACCAGGGGCAGGTCATGCGAAAGCTCGGCGACCTGTAA
- a CDS encoding CDC48 family AAA ATPase, translating into MNEVQLEVAKAYPNDSGRGIARLDPDTLLHLKLSPGDIIEIEGGETTAAKVWRADRQDWNTDTVRIDGFTRQNADVGIGERVTIRKAEATKAEKLVLAPPEEASVQFGSDAAGMVKRQILKRPVVERDIVPVMSSTNHPFMRSPGQAIPLIAVETEPEGVCLVTEDTEVELREEPISGFEKTGGGITYEDIGGLQGEIQRVREMVELPMKHPQIFKKLGIEPPQGVLLHGPPGTGKTLLAKAVANETSASFFSIAGPEIISKYYGESEQQLREIFEDAKEESPSIIFIDELDSIAPKREDVTGEVERRVVAQLLTMMDGLETRGQVIVIAATNRVDSVDPALRRPGRFDREIEIGVPDEGGRKEILQIHTRGMPLSDDVSLDHLADETHGFVGADIESLTKEAAMKALRRYLPEIDLDEEDIPPSLIDRMIVKRDDFEGALTEVEPSAMREVLVELPKISWDDVGGLENPKQQVKESVEWPLTSRGKFERMGIEPPKGVLLYGPPGTGKTLMAKAVANETNANFISVRGPQLLSKWVGESEKAIRQTFRKARQVSPTIIFFDELDSLAPARGNEMGNNVSERVVNQLLTELDGLEENGDVMVIGATNRPDMIDPALIRSGRFDRLVLIGQPGEEGREQILRIHTDSSPLAPDVSLREIAEITDGYVGSDLESIAREAAIEALREDDDAQEIEMRHFRKAMESVRPTITEDLMDYYEQMQDQFKGGARDQLDDSRGGRIGFQ; encoded by the coding sequence ATGAACGAAGTGCAACTCGAAGTGGCGAAAGCGTACCCGAACGACTCGGGGCGCGGTATCGCCCGTCTTGACCCGGACACGTTGCTTCATCTCAAACTCTCACCGGGCGACATCATCGAGATTGAGGGTGGTGAGACGACGGCAGCGAAGGTGTGGCGCGCAGACCGGCAGGACTGGAACACCGACACGGTCCGCATCGACGGTTTCACCCGACAGAACGCCGACGTGGGCATCGGCGAGCGTGTGACCATCCGGAAGGCGGAGGCGACGAAGGCCGAGAAACTCGTCCTCGCGCCGCCGGAGGAGGCGAGCGTGCAGTTCGGCTCCGACGCCGCCGGGATGGTCAAGCGCCAGATTCTCAAACGACCCGTCGTCGAACGCGACATCGTCCCCGTGATGTCCTCGACGAACCACCCGTTCATGCGGTCACCGGGACAGGCGATTCCGCTCATCGCCGTCGAGACCGAACCCGAAGGCGTGTGTCTCGTCACGGAGGATACCGAGGTGGAACTCCGCGAGGAGCCCATCTCCGGGTTCGAGAAGACCGGCGGCGGAATCACCTACGAGGATATCGGCGGCCTCCAAGGCGAGATTCAGCGGGTCCGGGAGATGGTCGAACTCCCGATGAAGCACCCGCAGATATTCAAGAAACTCGGCATCGAACCGCCGCAGGGGGTGCTGTTGCACGGCCCGCCGGGCACCGGGAAGACGCTGCTCGCCAAGGCCGTCGCCAACGAGACGTCCGCGAGTTTCTTCTCTATCGCCGGCCCCGAAATCATCTCGAAGTACTACGGGGAGTCCGAACAGCAACTCAGAGAGATATTCGAGGACGCCAAAGAGGAGTCGCCCTCCATCATCTTCATCGACGAACTCGACTCCATCGCCCCGAAGCGCGAGGACGTGACCGGCGAGGTCGAACGCCGCGTCGTCGCGCAGTTGCTGACCATGATGGACGGACTGGAGACCAGAGGGCAGGTCATCGTCATCGCGGCGACCAACCGGGTCGACTCCGTCGACCCCGCCCTCCGCCGTCCGGGTCGGTTCGACCGCGAAATCGAAATCGGCGTCCCCGACGAGGGCGGAAGAAAGGAGATTCTCCAGATTCACACCCGCGGGATGCCGCTCTCGGACGACGTCTCCCTGGACCACCTCGCCGACGAGACGCACGGCTTCGTCGGCGCCGACATCGAGTCGCTGACGAAGGAGGCGGCGATGAAGGCTCTCAGGAGGTACCTCCCCGAAATCGACCTCGACGAGGAGGACATCCCGCCGAGCCTCATCGACCGCATGATCGTCAAGCGCGACGACTTCGAGGGCGCGCTAACGGAGGTCGAACCCTCGGCGATGCGCGAGGTGCTCGTCGAACTGCCCAAGATATCGTGGGACGACGTCGGCGGTCTGGAGAACCCCAAACAGCAGGTCAAAGAGAGCGTCGAATGGCCCCTCACCTCCCGGGGCAAGTTCGAGCGCATGGGCATCGAACCGCCGAAGGGCGTCCTCCTGTACGGCCCGCCGGGGACGGGGAAGACGCTCATGGCGAAGGCCGTCGCCAACGAGACGAACGCGAACTTCATCTCGGTGCGCGGCCCGCAACTGCTGTCGAAGTGGGTCGGCGAGTCGGAGAAGGCCATCCGCCAGACGTTCCGCAAGGCGCGGCAGGTCAGCCCGACCATCATCTTCTTCGACGAGTTGGACAGCCTCGCGCCCGCCCGCGGTAACGAGATGGGTAACAACGTCTCCGAACGGGTCGTCAACCAACTCCTGACGGAGTTAGACGGCTTAGAGGAGAACGGCGACGTGATGGTCATCGGCGCGACGAACCGCCCGGACATGATCGACCCGGCGCTCATCCGTTCGGGTCGGTTCGACCGCCTCGTGCTCATCGGCCAACCCGGCGAGGAGGGCCGCGAGCAGATTCTGAGAATCCACACTGATTCGAGTCCGCTCGCGCCCGACGTGAGCCTGCGCGAAATCGCGGAGATAACCGACGGCTACGTCGGCTCCGACCTCGAATCCATCGCGCGCGAGGCCGCCATCGAGGCCCTGCGCGAGGACGACGACGCCCAGGAGATAGAGATGCGGCACTTCCGCAAGGCGATGGAGTCCGTCCGGCCCACCATCACGGAGGACCTGATGGACTACTACGAGCAGATGCAGGACCAGTTCAAGGGCGGCGCCCGCGACCAACTCGACGACAGTCGGGGCGGTCGGATCGGCTTCCAATGA
- a CDS encoding ferritin-like domain-containing protein, which yields MSADSLEDLFVDGLQKIYYTEQQLEDALEELESGAEDEEIQSAFSEHREETRTHIERLEEVFEALGQEAEGKQDRVVDAMIEEHEEFTEQNPDDKVLERFNLAAGQKSEHYEIAAYGNLIPLADQLGMEDAADTLEETLREEQDALEKLSKLGEGYDYGEIPSEA from the coding sequence ATGTCCGCTGACTCGCTCGAAGATCTGTTCGTGGATGGACTGCAGAAGATATACTACACCGAGCAACAGCTCGAAGACGCGCTCGAAGAACTCGAGAGCGGCGCGGAGGACGAGGAGATTCAGAGCGCGTTCTCCGAGCACCGAGAGGAGACGCGGACGCACATCGAGCGCCTCGAAGAGGTGTTCGAGGCGCTCGGTCAGGAGGCCGAGGGGAAGCAGGACCGCGTCGTCGACGCGATGATCGAAGAGCACGAGGAGTTCACCGAGCAGAACCCCGACGACAAGGTGCTCGAGCGCTTCAACCTCGCCGCCGGGCAGAAGTCCGAGCACTACGAGATAGCCGCCTACGGCAACCTCATCCCGCTGGCCGACCAGCTCGGGATGGAGGACGCGGCGGACACCCTCGAAGAGACGCTCCGCGAGGAGCAGGACGCCCTGGAGAAGCTCTCGAAGCTCGGCGAAGGCTACGACTACGGCGAGATTCCGTCCGAAGCCTGA
- a CDS encoding phosphoribosylanthranilate isomerase — MVRVKICGVTNEEDLRAVDEAGADAVGFIAGVPVDTPRELSLVRAAELAAASSPFLAATHVTMPETVSEAIEVGNRVKPDVLQIHGEFDAEEYRAVRAAVDACVVAVVDAEDPQRARAIDAAVDGVVVDSVSEDGAGGTGETHDWQQTAKVASTLDAPVILAGGLTPDNVAEAIETVDPYAVDVASGVESEGGVKDPDAVRAFVENAKAAAADAAEVRT, encoded by the coding sequence ATGGTCCGAGTGAAGATATGCGGGGTGACGAACGAGGAGGACCTCCGCGCCGTCGACGAGGCGGGCGCGGACGCCGTCGGCTTCATCGCCGGCGTCCCCGTGGACACGCCGCGCGAACTGTCGCTCGTCCGGGCGGCCGAACTCGCCGCCGCCAGTTCGCCGTTCCTCGCGGCCACGCACGTCACCATGCCGGAGACGGTCAGCGAGGCCATCGAGGTCGGAAACCGGGTGAAACCCGACGTGCTCCAGATTCACGGCGAGTTCGACGCCGAGGAGTACCGCGCCGTCCGCGCCGCGGTGGACGCCTGCGTCGTCGCCGTCGTCGACGCCGAGGACCCCCAACGGGCCCGCGCCATCGACGCGGCCGTCGACGGCGTCGTCGTCGACTCCGTGAGCGAGGACGGCGCGGGCGGCACCGGCGAGACGCACGACTGGCAGCAGACGGCCAAAGTGGCTTCGACGCTCGACGCGCCCGTGATTCTCGCGGGCGGATTGACGCCCGACAACGTCGCCGAGGCCATCGAGACGGTCGACCCCTACGCCGTCGACGTGGCCAGCGGCGTCGAGTCCGAGGGCGGCGTGAAGGACCCCGACGCCGTCCGGGCGTTCGTCGAGAACGCCAAGGCCGCGGCCGCCGACGCCGCGGAGGTGCGGACGTGA
- a CDS encoding YihY/virulence factor BrkB family protein: MTSVSHIAETGKRVLTEASEKNVTFMAAGIAYNAFVSLAPMLLLLFFVVSVVGGGLEARIVDLAWTSLPRPIADVVAQIFLGESTVTGASLVGVVALVWGTLKIFRGLDTAFSEIYETTAENSFVDQLRDGAVVFVALVVAVVSIVGASSVFARFSDAVPFVGYLLPAGLVAGLVVAFLPMYYEFPDADVDWRNVLPGVVFAAVGWAALQALFQVYLTFKGGGSGSFFGGVIVVVTWLYFSGIVLLVGAVINAVVGGYATGTPGGVGTGATSWETEHEKSMTRDEFDDYLQGLRARTTGRYETSSSTLAPDDGRETREMRPEGAVEVKEHTVHADDEEELVVRCEWRTEASGADASREAGSD, from the coding sequence GTGACCAGCGTATCCCACATCGCGGAGACCGGCAAGCGGGTTCTCACCGAGGCGTCGGAGAAGAACGTGACGTTCATGGCGGCGGGGATAGCCTACAACGCCTTCGTCTCGCTCGCGCCGATGCTGTTGCTCCTCTTCTTCGTCGTCTCGGTCGTCGGCGGCGGCCTCGAGGCGCGTATCGTCGACCTCGCGTGGACGTCGCTGCCCCGACCCATCGCCGACGTCGTCGCGCAGATATTCCTCGGCGAGTCGACCGTCACCGGCGCGTCGCTCGTCGGCGTCGTCGCACTCGTCTGGGGGACGCTCAAGATATTTCGGGGGCTCGACACGGCGTTCTCCGAGATATACGAGACGACGGCGGAGAACTCGTTCGTCGACCAACTCCGGGACGGCGCGGTCGTATTCGTCGCGTTGGTGGTCGCGGTCGTCTCCATCGTCGGGGCCAGTTCCGTCTTCGCCCGGTTCTCAGACGCGGTTCCGTTCGTCGGGTACCTCCTCCCGGCGGGACTCGTCGCCGGCCTCGTCGTCGCGTTCCTCCCGATGTACTACGAGTTCCCGGACGCGGACGTCGACTGGCGGAACGTGCTCCCGGGGGTCGTCTTCGCGGCGGTCGGCTGGGCCGCCCTCCAGGCGCTGTTTCAGGTCTATCTGACGTTCAAAGGCGGCGGGTCGGGAAGTTTCTTCGGCGGCGTCATCGTCGTCGTCACGTGGCTGTACTTCTCGGGCATCGTCCTCCTCGTCGGTGCGGTCATCAACGCGGTGGTCGGCGGCTACGCCACCGGAACGCCCGGTGGGGTCGGGACCGGAGCCACCAGTTGGGAGACCGAGCACGAGAAGTCCATGACCCGCGACGAGTTCGACGACTACCTGCAGGGGCTCAGAGCGAGAACCACGGGACGCTACGAGACGTCCTCCTCGACGCTCGCCCCCGACGACGGACGGGAGACCCGCGAGATGCGTCCCGAGGGGGCAGTCGAAGTGAAAGAACACACCGTCCACGCGGACGACGAGGAGGAGTTGGTCGTCCGGTGCGAGTGGCGGACGGAGGCGTCCGGCGCCGACGCGTCGCGCGAGGCCGGGTCGGACTGA